The proteins below come from a single Campylobacter concisus genomic window:
- the mfd gene encoding transcription-repair coupling factor produces MQAKVYEYLLTHAPQILICEDDKEAALCADAASFAGFNAFKLPDFRAKKGDDLRSFNEELFEISSVLSKYYKFDGKKIIISPFSTLLNPLPTQKNLKSSTIKLKDNLNLSEFADLLIRFGYECVDIVESVGEFSIRGEVIDIYGVNMDDPVRILLFGDEIESIRNYNTATQISNKAELSEAEIVPFIANLSKDEFEKVSQKIEDMQSDALVSDLNSLGFWAIDSFSDYLKVFDAKLVRKIDFGIYDVPEEKFKGIEILPEPKVYKDLEVTLNFDFFELNKSKNITVLSRNEGLFKGYELDSFTDVKLEISPLVVNITSSDKIVVSLNKFEKKRRVRRSSLVVDELKVNDYVVHEDYGIGKFLGLEKIKVLGATKEFVVIAYQNDDKLLLPVEHLNLIDRYIAQNGSMAVLDRLGKANFAKIKEKVREKLFAIASKIVAMAAKRELVAGKILQKEDISYLNFVQDAGFSYTSDQQKAVNDIRDELKSGKVMDRLLSGDVGFGKTEVAMNAIFTCIKSGFSAFFFVPTTLLSSQHYKTLSQRFSKFGIKVFRLDRFSSAKEKSSLQKALKENEPIVCVGTHALLGVKAENLGLIVVDEEHKFGVKQKEQLKEISQNSHILSMSATPIPRSLNMALSKIKTYSILATPPSSRLDVRTSVKEWDEKVVKEAIMRELRRGGQTFYIHNHIADIEQTANELRKILPKLRILILHSKVNAKIAEDEMMKFEQGEYDLLLCTSIVESGIHLPNANTIIVENANKFGMADLHQLRGRVGRSDKQAYCYFLVEDKDVISKDALKRLVALEGNSFLGAGSVLAYHDLEIRGGGNIIGEAQSGHIEAIGYSLYLKMLEDEINKLLNQGSAKLDKIDLKLSVSAFLNQEFIREDRLRLEIYRRLSKCKEVSEVYEIQSELEDRFGKIDIFTKQFLDVIIIKILALKAGIKTISNSEQNILITKNDDEKIRLKSRSKDDDDVLAEILVYLRKDKK; encoded by the coding sequence ATGCAAGCAAAGGTCTATGAGTATCTTTTAACACACGCCCCACAAATTCTCATCTGTGAAGATGACAAAGAAGCAGCACTTTGTGCGGATGCGGCCAGTTTTGCTGGCTTTAACGCTTTTAAATTACCTGATTTTAGAGCTAAAAAGGGCGATGATCTAAGAAGCTTTAACGAAGAGCTTTTTGAAATTTCATCCGTGCTTAGCAAATACTATAAATTTGATGGCAAAAAGATCATTATAAGCCCATTTAGCACGCTTTTAAACCCACTTCCAACGCAAAAAAACTTAAAGAGCTCAACGATCAAACTAAAAGACAATCTAAATTTAAGCGAATTTGCCGACCTGCTTATACGCTTTGGCTACGAGTGCGTCGATATCGTTGAGAGCGTTGGTGAGTTTAGCATACGCGGCGAAGTGATCGACATTTACGGCGTAAATATGGATGATCCTGTTAGGATTTTGCTCTTTGGTGATGAGATTGAGAGCATAAGAAACTACAACACTGCCACGCAAATTAGCAATAAAGCCGAGCTAAGCGAAGCCGAGATCGTTCCTTTTATCGCAAATTTGAGCAAAGATGAGTTTGAAAAGGTCAGCCAAAAGATCGAGGATATGCAAAGCGACGCCTTGGTGAGTGATCTAAATTCGCTTGGATTTTGGGCGATCGATAGCTTTAGTGACTATTTAAAAGTTTTTGACGCAAAGCTTGTTAGAAAGATCGATTTTGGAATTTATGATGTGCCTGAGGAGAAATTTAAGGGCATTGAAATTTTACCTGAGCCAAAGGTCTACAAAGACCTCGAAGTTACTCTAAATTTTGACTTTTTTGAGCTAAATAAGAGCAAAAATATAACCGTTCTTTCAAGAAACGAAGGGCTTTTTAAGGGCTATGAGCTTGATAGCTTTACAGATGTAAAGCTTGAAATTTCGCCTCTTGTGGTAAATATAACTTCAAGCGACAAGATAGTCGTTTCACTAAATAAATTTGAGAAAAAAAGGCGAGTTAGACGTTCAAGTCTCGTGGTAGACGAGCTAAAAGTAAATGATTACGTCGTGCATGAAGATTATGGTATAGGTAAATTTCTAGGGCTTGAAAAGATCAAGGTTTTGGGTGCTACGAAGGAATTTGTGGTCATTGCTTATCAAAATGACGACAAGCTTCTTTTGCCAGTAGAGCATCTAAATCTAATCGATCGCTACATTGCACAAAATGGCTCTATGGCGGTGTTGGACCGCTTAGGCAAGGCAAATTTTGCCAAGATAAAAGAAAAGGTCAGAGAAAAACTCTTTGCGATCGCTTCAAAGATCGTAGCTATGGCGGCAAAAAGAGAGCTCGTGGCTGGTAAAATTTTGCAAAAAGAAGACATCTCTTATCTAAATTTCGTCCAAGACGCTGGCTTTTCATACACGAGCGATCAGCAAAAAGCGGTAAATGATATAAGGGATGAGCTAAAAAGCGGCAAGGTGATGGATAGGCTGCTTAGTGGCGACGTGGGTTTTGGCAAGACTGAAGTTGCGATGAATGCTATATTTACCTGCATAAAATCAGGCTTTAGCGCATTTTTCTTTGTGCCAACGACGCTTCTTAGCTCACAGCATTACAAGACGCTAAGCCAAAGATTTAGCAAATTTGGCATAAAGGTTTTTAGACTGGATCGCTTCTCAAGCGCCAAAGAAAAATCAAGCCTGCAAAAAGCGCTAAAAGAAAATGAGCCCATAGTTTGCGTGGGTACGCATGCACTTCTTGGTGTAAAGGCTGAAAATTTAGGGCTTATAGTGGTTGATGAAGAGCATAAATTTGGCGTTAAACAAAAAGAGCAGCTAAAAGAAATTTCTCAAAATTCACACATCTTAAGCATGAGTGCCACTCCTATACCAAGAAGCCTAAATATGGCGCTTAGCAAGATAAAAACATATAGCATTTTAGCCACTCCGCCAAGCTCAAGGCTTGATGTGAGAACAAGTGTGAAAGAGTGGGATGAAAAGGTCGTCAAAGAGGCGATCATGCGTGAGCTAAGACGCGGCGGGCAGACTTTTTACATTCACAACCACATCGCAGACATAGAGCAAACAGCAAATGAGCTAAGAAAAATTTTGCCAAAGCTTAGGATTTTGATACTTCACTCAAAGGTAAATGCAAAAATAGCTGAAGATGAGATGATGAAATTTGAGCAGGGCGAGTATGACCTGCTACTTTGCACCAGTATCGTTGAAAGTGGCATTCATTTGCCAAATGCAAACACCATAATTGTAGAAAATGCCAATAAATTTGGCATGGCTGACCTGCACCAGCTGCGCGGTCGTGTGGGCAGAAGTGACAAGCAGGCTTATTGCTACTTTTTGGTGGAGGATAAGGATGTCATTAGTAAAGACGCGCTAAAACGTCTTGTGGCACTTGAAGGCAACTCATTTTTGGGTGCTGGCTCAGTGTTAGCATATCACGACCTTGAGATAAGAGGTGGCGGTAACATCATCGGCGAGGCGCAAAGCGGCCACATCGAGGCTATTGGCTACTCGCTATATCTAAAGATGCTAGAAGATGAGATAAATAAGCTTCTTAATCAAGGCTCCGCAAAGCTTGACAAGATCGATCTAAAGCTTAGCGTAAGCGCCTTTTTAAATCAAGAATTTATAAGAGAAGATAGGCTCAGGCTTGAAATTTATAGACGCCTTAGCAAGTGCAAAGAGGTTAGCGAGGTCTATGAGATACAAAGCGAGCTTGAGGATAGATTTGGCAAGATAGATATATTTACAAAGCAGTTTTTAGATGTCATCATCATTAAAATTTTAGCTCTAAAAGCTGGCATAAAAACGATCTCAAACAGCGAGCAAAACATACTAATAACAAAAAATGATGATGAGAAGATCAGGCTAAAGTCACGTAGCAAGGATGATGACGATGTTTTGGCTGAAATTTTGGTCTATCTAAGAAAGGATAAGAAGTGA
- a CDS encoding ATP-binding protein: MIDWGVKYAAIYRSTKGMLKPVEDIDFVDIDSLYGLEKQKEILLKNTLNFIEGKDANHVLLWGERGCGKSSLVRAVFTKFYKAGLRIIEIGCEDLKYLGDIIDEIRKSEFKFIIFCDDLSFENGSNEYKFLKPIMDGSIQKPPKNVLLYATSNRRHLISEFKSENENSELIDGEIHYSDAAQEKISLSDRFGLWISFYQGNYDEYLKMVDFYFKDYKGNKDELHTLAKNFATLRASRSGRTAKQFYLTFKENLK; this comes from the coding sequence GTGATAGATTGGGGCGTGAAGTATGCAGCGATTTATAGAAGTACAAAAGGGATGTTAAAGCCGGTTGAGGATATCGATTTTGTCGATATCGACTCACTTTATGGGCTAGAGAAACAAAAAGAAATTTTACTAAAAAATACTCTAAATTTTATCGAAGGCAAGGATGCAAACCATGTGCTTCTTTGGGGCGAGAGAGGATGTGGCAAGTCAAGTCTCGTAAGGGCTGTTTTTACTAAATTTTATAAAGCTGGGCTTCGCATCATTGAGATCGGTTGCGAGGATCTAAAATACCTTGGTGACATCATCGATGAGATCAGAAAGAGTGAGTTTAAATTTATCATTTTCTGCGATGATCTAAGCTTTGAAAATGGCAGTAATGAGTATAAATTTCTAAAACCTATAATGGATGGCTCTATCCAAAAGCCGCCAAAAAACGTCCTTTTATACGCTACTTCAAATCGCAGACACCTAATAAGCGAGTTTAAAAGCGAAAATGAAAACTCAGAGCTAATAGACGGCGAAATCCACTACAGCGACGCAGCTCAGGAGAAAATTTCTCTATCCGATCGTTTTGGTCTTTGGATTAGCTTTTATCAAGGCAACTACGACGAGTACCTAAAAATGGTTGATTTTTACTTTAAAGACTATAAAGGCAATAAAGACGAGCTTCATACGCTTGCTAAAAATTTCGCCACACTAAGAGCTAGCAGAAGTGGCAGAACAGCAAAGCAGTTTTATCTCACATTTAAAGAAAATTTAAAATGA
- a CDS encoding endonuclease III domain-containing protein → MRSTDLFLALLNHKKRNLDELKWPGEGTFEVVLGAILVQNTNWKNVEKALDNLKKANKDSLQGICELENSELATLIKPSGFYNTKAKRLKTLCLSIKNEFESFENFKENVSREWLISVKGVGAETCDAILAYACSKPYMVVDNYALRIMAYFDYTFESYEEAAEWFSSLDYDEIYKFLDSEKFDEVEILKLYHALILEFCKENFKGKILSQNGQKILSSIKN, encoded by the coding sequence ATGAGATCAACTGATCTGTTTTTAGCTCTGCTAAATCACAAAAAGAGAAATTTAGACGAGCTAAAATGGCCGGGCGAGGGCACTTTTGAGGTTGTTTTGGGAGCTATCTTGGTGCAAAATACCAACTGGAAAAATGTAGAAAAAGCGCTAGATAATCTAAAAAAAGCAAATAAAGATAGCCTACAAGGCATTTGCGAGCTTGAAAACAGCGAGCTTGCTACGCTCATAAAGCCAAGTGGCTTTTATAACACAAAGGCTAAACGGCTAAAGACGCTTTGTCTATCTATAAAAAATGAATTCGAGAGCTTTGAAAATTTTAAAGAAAATGTAAGTCGTGAGTGGCTCATAAGCGTAAAAGGTGTTGGAGCCGAGACTTGTGATGCGATACTGGCATATGCTTGCAGTAAGCCATATATGGTCGTTGATAATTACGCACTTAGGATAATGGCGTATTTTGACTATACTTTTGAGAGCTACGAAGAGGCGGCTGAGTGGTTTAGCTCGCTTGATTATGATGAAATTTATAAATTTCTTGATAGCGAGAAATTTGATGAGGTTGAAATTTTAAAACTCTACCACGCTCTTATTTTGGAGTTTTGTAAAGAAAATTTCAAAGGTAAAATTTTAAGCCAAAATGGTCAAAAAATATTAAGTAGCATTAAAAATTAA
- the cysK gene encoding cysteine synthase A has translation MIYDNIVKTIGNTPIVKIKTGADEAEIYVKLEFFNPGGSVKDRIAFNMITKMLADGTLKHGDTIVEPTSGNTGIGVAMCGAALGFKVILCMPESMSIERRKIVAAYGAQLELTPASGGMKAAIARATELAAQPNHIMLSQFENKYNPQAHELTTAAEIVADFSKLDAFVSGVGTGGTISGVAKILKEKGYDTKIIAVEPEASPVLSGGNPGPHKIQGIGAGFLPNTMNMNLVSEVEKVSNDDALNAARAIAKSDGLMIGISGGAAYVAAKRVAKRLGTGKKVLFIAPDNGERYLSTELYGA, from the coding sequence ATGATTTACGATAACATCGTTAAAACGATTGGTAATACACCTATTGTAAAGATAAAAACAGGTGCTGATGAAGCCGAAATTTACGTAAAATTAGAGTTTTTTAACCCAGGTGGCTCTGTAAAAGATAGGATCGCATTTAATATGATAACTAAAATGCTAGCTGACGGTACGCTAAAACATGGCGATACTATCGTTGAGCCAACGAGCGGAAATACTGGCATTGGCGTTGCAATGTGCGGTGCTGCACTTGGCTTTAAAGTGATACTTTGCATGCCAGAGAGCATGAGTATCGAAAGACGCAAGATCGTAGCTGCTTATGGTGCACAGCTTGAGCTTACTCCAGCGTCTGGTGGCATGAAAGCAGCGATCGCAAGAGCTACAGAGCTAGCAGCTCAGCCAAATCATATAATGCTAAGCCAGTTTGAAAACAAGTATAACCCACAAGCTCACGAACTAACAACAGCTGCTGAAATTGTGGCTGATTTTAGCAAGCTTGATGCATTTGTATCTGGCGTTGGCACAGGTGGCACAATAAGTGGCGTAGCAAAAATTTTAAAAGAAAAAGGCTATGATACTAAGATCATCGCAGTTGAGCCTGAGGCATCGCCGGTTTTAAGTGGTGGCAACCCAGGGCCGCATAAGATTCAAGGCATTGGAGCTGGATTTTTACCAAATACTATGAATATGAACTTAGTTAGCGAGGTAGAAAAAGTAAGCAATGATGACGCACTAAACGCAGCTAGAGCAATTGCAAAAAGTGATGGACTCATGATAGGTATAAGCGGTGGTGCTGCTTACGTGGCTGCAAAAAGAGTAGCTAAAAGACTTGGCACTGGCAAAAAAGTACTTTTCATAGCTCCAGATAACGGCGAGAGATACCTAAGTACAGAGCTTTATGGAGCATAA
- the epsC gene encoding serine O-acetyltransferase EpsC — protein MWESLKELVQTVREKDPSVHKCCFLAILINTPGIHAVLFHKISHFLYKKEHFFLARLISQIARFLTGIEIHPGAKIGRRFFIDHGIGVVIGETAEIGDDVMMYHQVTLGGTGKECGKRHPTVKNGVTIAAGSKILGAITIGENAKIGANSVVLKNVPANATVVGIPARIVRVNGTKFEPEFII, from the coding sequence ATGTGGGAGAGTCTAAAGGAGTTAGTTCAAACTGTTCGTGAAAAAGACCCATCGGTACATAAGTGTTGCTTTTTGGCAATACTTATAAACACTCCTGGTATTCATGCGGTTTTGTTTCATAAAATTTCTCATTTTTTATATAAAAAAGAACATTTTTTTCTAGCTAGACTCATCTCACAAATTGCAAGATTTTTAACCGGCATTGAGATTCATCCGGGCGCAAAGATTGGTAGAAGATTTTTTATAGATCATGGTATAGGTGTGGTTATCGGTGAGACAGCTGAGATAGGCGATGATGTAATGATGTATCATCAAGTAACACTTGGAGGCACCGGAAAAGAGTGTGGAAAAAGACATCCGACTGTAAAAAATGGTGTGACTATCGCAGCTGGCTCAAAGATACTAGGTGCCATAACGATCGGTGAAAATGCTAAGATCGGCGCAAACTCAGTCGTGTTAAAAAATGTCCCAGCAAACGCGACAGTCGTTGGTATACCAGCGAGAATAGTTCGAGTAAATGGGACAAAATTTGAACCAGAATTTATTATCTAA
- a CDS encoding YdcH family protein, which produces MLHEYTDLINELKKTDARFAALCKKHDELNKKIDDNLAKPSEIDNLKKEKLKLKDEIYVQILKHKK; this is translated from the coding sequence ATGTTACATGAATATACAGACCTTATAAATGAGCTAAAGAAAACAGATGCTCGTTTTGCTGCTCTTTGCAAAAAGCATGATGAACTAAATAAAAAAATAGACGACAATCTGGCAAAACCATCTGAAATTGATAATTTAAAAAAAGAGAAGTTAAAACTAAAAGACGAAATTTATGTTCAAATTTTAAAGCATAAAAAGTAA
- a CDS encoding potassium channel family protein → MSFLSRLLKFLNWSNSTKPEISLDTELYEQLKPFRFPLISVVLLLLFGTLGYVLIDNFSLIDAFYQAGMTFTTVGFTEVAPITPKGRIFTITFILIGFIIFTLSIGIVVEVLKRGTLISILKERRMLYRIARLKNHFVICYHNLYTIELSAQFRENHIPFVVVDDREDIAELAQIYKYPYFIKAQPHTQIAFLKTHLSSAKGLITLSSNIADNIALIASVRLYEKEIGRRKPYHIITNAETEDDTQRLKKLGADNVVSPSRLVAQRLSAMSVRPDMENLLEQFLYTKNSPIDIEEILVPDYSWIRFKRLKETHLRNITNADIVGIRDINNNFVPMPNGDTLVGTGSKLLVIGTVDGIRLTKRVVKSKHKPEEFKYV, encoded by the coding sequence ATGTCTTTTCTCTCAAGACTTTTAAAATTCCTCAACTGGTCAAACTCTACAAAACCAGAAATAAGCCTAGATACTGAGCTTTACGAACAATTAAAACCTTTTAGATTTCCACTAATTTCAGTCGTATTACTGTTACTTTTTGGAACGTTAGGTTATGTCTTAATAGATAATTTCTCGCTAATAGATGCCTTTTACCAAGCCGGCATGACTTTTACAACAGTTGGTTTTACCGAAGTTGCTCCAATAACTCCAAAGGGCAGAATTTTTACTATCACATTTATACTTATTGGTTTTATTATATTTACACTATCGATTGGTATTGTGGTTGAGGTTTTAAAAAGAGGTACATTAATTAGCATTTTAAAGGAACGACGCATGCTTTATAGGATCGCAAGACTAAAGAATCACTTCGTTATTTGTTATCACAATCTATACACAATCGAACTTAGTGCTCAATTTCGCGAAAATCATATACCTTTTGTAGTGGTCGATGATAGAGAAGATATCGCAGAGCTAGCCCAAATTTACAAATATCCATATTTTATAAAAGCTCAGCCACACACGCAAATTGCCTTTTTAAAAACACATCTATCAAGCGCAAAAGGTCTTATAACTCTTAGCTCAAATATTGCTGATAACATCGCCCTTATAGCATCTGTAAGACTTTATGAAAAAGAGATAGGTCGCAGAAAGCCTTATCATATCATCACAAATGCAGAGACAGAAGACGATACACAAAGATTAAAAAAATTAGGCGCTGACAATGTAGTGAGCCCATCTCGTCTGGTTGCACAACGCCTAAGCGCCATGAGCGTAAGGCCGGACATGGAAAATTTATTAGAGCAGTTTTTGTATACAAAAAATTCACCTATCGATATAGAAGAAATTCTTGTGCCTGATTACTCTTGGATAAGATTTAAAAGATTAAAAGAAACTCATCTACGAAACATAACAAATGCAGACATAGTGGGCATTAGAGATATAAATAATAATTTTGTGCCAATGCCAAATGGTGACACATTAGTAGGAACAGGATCAAAGCTTTTAGTTATCGGTACCGTTGATGGAATACGTCTAACCAAACGCGTTGTAAAAAGCAAACACAAACCTGAAGAATTCAAATACGTATAA
- the rpmB gene encoding 50S ribosomal protein L28 produces MSKRCAITGKGPMIGNNVSHANNKTKRRFLPNLRTIRVTLEDGTTRKIKVAASTLRTMKKQSN; encoded by the coding sequence ATGTCAAAAAGATGTGCGATAACAGGCAAAGGACCAATGATAGGCAACAATGTGAGCCACGCTAACAATAAAACTAAAAGAAGATTCTTGCCAAATCTTAGAACGATTCGTGTTACACTAGAAGATGGCACTACAAGAAAGATAAAAGTTGCTGCTTCTACTCTAAGAACGATGAAAAAACAATCAAACTAA
- the rpe gene encoding ribulose-phosphate 3-epimerase: MYVAPSILSADFGNLAAEIRAICEAGCDLVHVDVMDGHFVPNLTIGPVVVNAVAKAATKPLDIHLMVENNSFFADLFLPLKPKFLTFHIEEEKHPLRLVDHIRKNDVSPGIVLNPHTPVSAIEHIIDEVDMVLLMSVNPGFGGQKFMPVVLEKTRALRELIERKNAKCLIEVDGGVNGLNAPDLEEAGADILVAGNYIFSSNSYEQAIRAIKLEF, translated from the coding sequence ATGTATGTTGCACCTAGTATTTTATCGGCTGATTTTGGAAATTTGGCAGCTGAGATAAGAGCCATTTGCGAGGCTGGGTGCGATCTGGTGCATGTTGATGTTATGGATGGACATTTTGTGCCAAATTTAACCATCGGACCAGTCGTGGTAAATGCTGTTGCAAAAGCAGCTACAAAGCCACTTGATATACATTTGATGGTTGAGAATAACTCATTTTTTGCTGATCTTTTCTTGCCGCTAAAGCCAAAATTTTTAACCTTTCACATAGAAGAAGAGAAGCATCCATTAAGGCTCGTCGATCACATTAGAAAAAATGACGTTAGTCCTGGCATCGTGCTAAATCCGCATACGCCAGTTAGTGCGATCGAGCATATCATCGATGAAGTTGATATGGTACTTTTAATGAGTGTAAATCCTGGCTTTGGCGGTCAGAAATTTATGCCAGTCGTGCTTGAAAAAACAAGGGCACTAAGAGAGCTAATAGAACGAAAAAACGCTAAGTGTCTGATCGAAGTAGATGGCGGCGTAAACGGACTAAATGCACCTGATCTTGAGGAGGCCGGAGCTGATATTTTGGTGGCTGGTAACTACATCTTCTCATCAAATTCCTACGAACAAGCCATTCGCGCCATAAAGCTTGAGTTTTGA
- a CDS encoding 3'-5' exonuclease, with the protein MKPKKQRLENSIEILARQNLSYHEFILRFSDIEEISSLIDVRDLDMWRTLGLDITRNEENEIELGTRFRDISEQEFCVVDIETTGGTTSGQIIEIGAIKMKNGIEIGRFESFVAAPVVPENITELTGIKASDLVGAPNLLNVLERFKIFLGTSVFIAHNVNFDYGFISHSLNEIGLGMLLNRKLCTIDLSRRTIASQKYGLGSLKELLGINNTHHRALNDAIAAAEIFKVCLTRLPFSIQTTEDLIIFSKTAPSVKLKPEPVLCAN; encoded by the coding sequence TTGAAACCAAAAAAACAGCGTTTAGAAAATAGCATAGAAATTTTAGCTAGGCAAAATTTAAGCTATCATGAGTTTATTTTAAGATTTAGCGATATTGAAGAAATTTCATCACTCATTGACGTTCGTGATCTTGATATGTGGCGAACTCTTGGGCTTGACATCACCAGAAATGAAGAGAATGAGATAGAGCTTGGCACGAGATTTAGAGATATTAGCGAGCAGGAATTTTGTGTGGTTGATATCGAAACGACTGGCGGTACGACGAGCGGACAGATCATTGAAATCGGTGCAATCAAAATGAAAAATGGCATTGAGATAGGGCGTTTTGAAAGCTTTGTGGCAGCTCCTGTGGTGCCTGAAAATATCACCGAGCTAACCGGCATAAAGGCGAGCGATTTAGTCGGTGCGCCAAATTTGCTAAACGTGCTTGAGCGGTTTAAAATTTTTCTAGGAACTAGCGTCTTTATCGCTCATAACGTAAATTTTGACTATGGCTTTATCTCTCACAGCCTAAATGAGATCGGTCTTGGTATGCTGCTAAATAGAAAGCTTTGCACCATCGATCTTAGTCGCCGCACTATTGCTTCGCAAAAATACGGACTTGGCTCGCTAAAAGAGCTTCTTGGCATAAACAATACCCACCACAGAGCGTTAAATGACGCAATAGCAGCAGCTGAAATTTTTAAAGTCTGCCTCACACGCCTACCTTTTAGTATCCAAACGACAGAGGATCTCATAATCTTTAGCAAAACAGCTCCAAGTGTGAAGCTAAAACCTGAACCAGTTTTGTGTGCGAATTAG
- a CDS encoding sodium-dependent transporter — MDRKSWSSRLTYILAVAGATVGFGATWRFPYLVGQNGGGAYVLVFCIAMIVIGIPMILAENAIGRRLKCNAVDAFGGSINGKKISKKWQIVGWMGLVGAFGIMAYYMVIGGWVLNYIAQISFGLLDLSHVVSFEETSAFYEQNIVSNPLSISFATLVFVLVNYAILVQGAVGGIERSAKFLMPLLFILMLIMIAKNITLDGAIEGVKFYLTPNFSKINLKLFVDVLGQVFFALSLGFGVMITLSSFVKKDEGLVKISIITGILNTVIAVLAGFMIFPSLFSYGVSPDSGPSLVFKSLPIVFSHMPFGGFFAVAFFTLLMIAALTTSLPIYEVIITTLQEKFKIKRKKAIFLVLGGIFVLGNLPSLMATNILSHVSIFGKNIFDAYDAISATIFFVFTSFGCAIFVGWVLKDDAKKEILQGSEKHAKLINIWFWYIKFVVPFIILVLFISSFYDNFLK; from the coding sequence ATGGATAGAAAATCTTGGAGTTCAAGGCTCACATACATTTTAGCTGTTGCAGGAGCTACGGTTGGCTTTGGTGCGACGTGGCGTTTTCCGTATTTAGTCGGGCAAAACGGCGGCGGTGCCTATGTACTCGTGTTTTGTATCGCGATGATCGTGATCGGTATACCGATGATTTTGGCTGAAAACGCGATCGGCAGACGCCTAAAATGCAACGCTGTGGATGCTTTTGGTGGATCGATAAATGGCAAAAAGATCAGCAAAAAGTGGCAGATCGTTGGCTGGATGGGGCTTGTTGGTGCATTTGGTATTATGGCTTACTATATGGTTATTGGCGGCTGGGTGCTAAACTATATCGCCCAAATTTCATTTGGTTTGCTTGATCTCTCACATGTGGTTAGTTTTGAGGAGACAAGTGCGTTTTATGAGCAAAATATCGTAAGCAATCCACTTTCTATCAGCTTTGCGACACTTGTTTTTGTGCTAGTTAATTATGCTATTTTGGTGCAAGGTGCGGTCGGCGGTATCGAGCGATCAGCGAAATTTTTAATGCCGCTACTTTTTATTTTAATGCTTATTATGATCGCTAAAAATATCACGCTAGATGGTGCAATAGAAGGCGTAAAATTTTACTTGACACCTAACTTTTCAAAGATAAACTTAAAGCTTTTCGTTGATGTTTTGGGGCAGGTCTTTTTTGCTCTTTCGCTTGGTTTTGGTGTGATGATCACACTTTCTAGCTTTGTGAAAAAGGATGAGGGTTTGGTTAAAATTTCTATCATTACAGGCATTTTAAATACGGTAATTGCCGTGCTTGCAGGATTTATGATTTTTCCTTCTCTTTTTAGCTATGGCGTATCGCCAGATAGTGGCCCAAGTTTAGTGTTTAAATCGCTACCAATCGTTTTTTCTCACATGCCATTTGGTGGTTTTTTCGCGGTTGCGTTTTTTACACTATTAATGATCGCTGCACTTACAACATCGCTACCAATATATGAAGTAATAATCACAACACTTCAAGAAAAATTTAAGATAAAACGCAAAAAGGCAATATTTTTAGTCCTTGGTGGTATATTTGTTTTAGGAAATTTACCTTCGCTAATGGCCACAAACATACTAAGTCATGTAAGCATTTTTGGTAAGAATATTTTTGATGCATATGATGCAATAAGCGCAACGATATTTTTTGTATTTACTTCATTTGGTTGTGCAATATTCGTAGGTTGGGTGCTAAAAGATGATGCAAAAAAAGAAATTTTGCAAGGTAGTGAAAAACATGCAAAACTAATAAATATCTGGTTTTGGTATATCAAATTCGTCGTGCCATTTATCATTTTGGTGCTTTTTATCAGCTCGTTTTATGATAATTTTTTAAAATAG